One segment of Ascidiaceihabitans donghaensis DNA contains the following:
- a CDS encoding choice-of-anchor L domain-containing protein, with protein MATATELPINTSATADDMATEIFGNGVTVNSAAYTGDPNSSGTYSNGDAVSAEATPGDTGVILSTGNVADFTNSDGTTNTNQNAGTSTNTAGVDNDADFNSIAPTNTFDASFLEVNFTPDGDTITIDFVLSSEEYPEYANSQFNDVVGVWVNGVEATVSIGNGAASIGNINGGTTQNLYNDNTADQFNTEMDGFTVTLTFVAPVNPGVPNTLKIGVADVADNQYDTNLLIAGGSVQSTIVADDDSVSLGNNDTKIVDVLANDSSTAGTLSITHINGTAVVAGDTVTLATGQQITLNADGTFTVVGDSDAETVYFNYTIEDSNGNTDNGLVEIEQVPCFVSGTWITTEFGPQRIEDITAGTRVMTRDDGLQPVLWLGQRRVQATGAFRPIRFAAGSFGADSQLLLSPQHRILIEGCWAELLFGEDEVLVKAKDLVNDGAVQIVRNMDQVCYHHMLFARHQVIEANGVACESYLPGPMTMKGFDCGIQSEIYNLFPELKSNFSSYGSSARPMITSREARALRQMMPQAIAPAAQLRLAA; from the coding sequence ATGGCGACAGCAACAGAGCTGCCAATTAACACTTCCGCGACAGCGGATGACATGGCGACAGAAATTTTCGGAAACGGAGTGACAGTCAACTCCGCGGCCTACACAGGCGATCCCAATTCCTCTGGCACCTATTCGAACGGGGATGCTGTATCGGCCGAAGCGACCCCCGGCGACACCGGTGTGATCCTGTCGACCGGGAATGTTGCCGATTTTACAAACTCTGACGGCACCACAAACACAAACCAGAACGCAGGCACGTCAACGAACACAGCTGGCGTGGACAATGACGCGGATTTCAACTCCATTGCCCCGACAAATACTTTTGACGCGTCATTTCTAGAGGTGAACTTCACCCCGGATGGCGACACAATCACCATCGATTTTGTGCTAAGTTCCGAAGAATACCCAGAATATGCAAATTCCCAGTTCAACGACGTTGTCGGCGTTTGGGTCAATGGAGTTGAAGCCACTGTCAGCATCGGCAACGGCGCGGCCTCTATTGGCAACATCAATGGCGGAACCACCCAGAACCTGTACAACGACAACACAGCCGACCAGTTCAACACGGAAATGGACGGATTTACCGTTACACTGACCTTTGTAGCGCCCGTAAACCCCGGCGTGCCCAACACGCTGAAAATCGGCGTCGCAGATGTCGCGGACAACCAATACGACACCAACCTTCTGATCGCAGGTGGTTCTGTCCAATCTACGATCGTCGCCGACGACGATTCCGTTTCCTTGGGCAACAACGACACAAAAATAGTGGACGTGCTGGCAAACGACAGCTCCACTGCAGGCACGTTGTCAATCACGCACATCAACGGCACAGCTGTGGTTGCAGGCGACACCGTGACCCTTGCCACAGGCCAGCAGATCACGCTGAATGCGGACGGCACCTTTACAGTGGTTGGCGACAGCGATGCAGAAACCGTCTACTTCAACTACACAATCGAAGATTCCAACGGAAACACCGACAACGGTCTGGTGGAAATCGAACAAGTGCCCTGCTTTGTATCTGGTACGTGGATCACGACAGAATTCGGACCGCAACGGATCGAAGACATCACAGCGGGTACGCGCGTTATGACCCGCGACGACGGTTTGCAACCCGTGCTCTGGTTAGGCCAACGCCGTGTGCAGGCCACCGGTGCCTTCCGCCCCATCCGTTTTGCCGCTGGCTCTTTCGGAGCCGACAGCCAGCTGCTGTTGTCGCCACAACACCGCATATTGATCGAAGGCTGCTGGGCAGAATTGCTATTTGGTGAGGATGAAGTCTTGGTCAAAGCCAAAGATCTGGTCAACGATGGCGCGGTCCAAATCGTGCGTAATATGGATCAGGTCTGCTACCACCACATGCTGTTTGCCCGTCACCAGGTCATCGAAGCAAACGGTGTCGCCTGTGAAAGTTACCTGCCTGGCCCCATGACCATGAAAGGCTTCGACTGCGGAATCCAAAGTGAAATTTACAATTTGTTTCCGGAACTTAAGTCGAACTTCTCAAGTTATGGTTCATCGGCCAGACCCATGATCACATCACGCGAAGCCCGCGCACTGCGCCAAATGATGCCGCAAGCAATCGCGCCCGCGGCACAGCTCAGGCTGGCCGCCTGA
- the mmsB gene encoding 3-hydroxyisobutyrate dehydrogenase, whose product MLQPLGAQALKLKEEAQMKIGFIGLGNMGAPMAANLASAGFDVAGFDPAGTSAAGVGVASSAAQAASDADAVITMLPNGAILRSVAEELVPAMKSGAVLLDCSTVDVDSARAVAKQAQDAGLMAVDAPVSGGIGGASGGTLTFMAGGTEAGFLKVTPLFDIMGQKAVHCGEAGAGQAAKICNNMILGATMIATCEAFALADKLGLERQKMFDVVSTSSGYSWSMNAYCPAPGVGPQSPSDNGYTPGFAAELMLKDLGLSQQAAETADADTPMGALALALYKRFVEEEDGMGRDFSAMLPRFEGRGRD is encoded by the coding sequence ATGTTGCAACCCTTAGGCGCACAGGCCCTGAAACTGAAAGAGGAAGCGCAAATGAAAATCGGATTTATCGGACTTGGCAACATGGGCGCACCTATGGCGGCCAACCTGGCAAGCGCTGGCTTTGATGTTGCCGGGTTTGATCCCGCAGGCACGTCTGCGGCCGGTGTTGGCGTTGCAAGCTCAGCGGCGCAGGCCGCGTCGGACGCTGATGCGGTGATCACAATGCTGCCAAACGGTGCGATCTTGCGCAGTGTTGCGGAAGAACTGGTGCCAGCCATGAAATCCGGTGCTGTTCTATTAGATTGCTCAACTGTGGATGTGGACAGTGCCCGCGCCGTGGCCAAACAGGCGCAGGACGCAGGTTTGATGGCCGTGGACGCGCCGGTGTCTGGTGGCATCGGTGGCGCGTCTGGCGGCACGTTGACGTTTATGGCGGGCGGCACTGAAGCGGGCTTTTTGAAGGTCACACCACTGTTTGACATCATGGGCCAAAAGGCCGTGCATTGCGGCGAAGCTGGCGCAGGGCAAGCTGCCAAAATTTGCAACAACATGATCTTGGGGGCGACGATGATTGCCACCTGTGAAGCTTTTGCGCTGGCGGACAAGCTGGGGCTGGAAAGGCAAAAGATGTTCGACGTTGTGTCGACGTCTTCGGGATATTCATGGTCTATGAACGCGTATTGCCCTGCCCCCGGAGTTGGCCCGCAAAGCCCGTCTGACAATGGCTACACCCCCGGATTTGCTGCCGAACTGATGTTGAAGGACCTGGGATTAAGCCAACAGGCTGCCGAAACTGCGGATGCAGACACGCCCATGGGCGCATTGGCTTTGGCGCTGTACAAGCGGTTCGTCGAAGAGGAAGACGGCATGGGGCGCGATTTTAGTGCGATGTTGCCACGTTTTGAAGGACGCGGTCGCGACTAG